GCCACGGAACAGGTGCGCGCGCTCCTTGACCCACTCGCAGAAACGGCTCATGCCGTAGCGGTTCAGGCCCTGCTGCGCAATGCCGCGGATCTCCAGCCAGGTGGAGTTGATGTTCTCCCACATGTCGGCGGTGATGCGCCCGCGCACCGCATGGGCACAGGCACGCGCCGCGCCCAGGCAGCTGTAGATGCTGGCCGGGTTGCTGGCATCGAGGGCGAAGAAATGCAGCATGCGTTCGGCGTGCAAGGCGCCGTGGCGCTCCTTGTAGGTGTCCAGCGTGCCGGTGATCAGCAGCGGCATGGCGATTTCGTCCAGCCCGTCGCCGCGCCCGTCCTGAGGCATGAGCGACAGGGAATAACTGACGTCGAGCATGCGGGCGAGGTTTTCCGCCCGCTCCAGGTAACGCGACATCCAGAACAGATCTGAGGCAGTTCTACTCAACATAGGCAGGCATCCTTAATCCTCGACCACCCAGGTGTCCTTGGTGCCGCCACCCTGGGACGAGTTCACCACCAGCGAGCCTTCACGCAAGGCCACCCGGGTGAGCCCGCCGGGCACCACGCGGGTTTCGCGGCCAGACAGGACAAAGGGACGAAGATCGATGTGTCGCGGGGCGATGCCGTTCTCGACGAAGGTCGGACAGGTCGACAGGGACAGGGTGGGTTGGGCGATATAAGCATGTGGCCGGGCGATCAGACGGGCACGGAAGGCTTCGATCTCGGCACTGGTGGCTGCCGGGCCGACCAGCATGCCGTAGCCACCGGAGCCCTGGGTCTCCTTGACCACCAGGTCCTTGAGGTTGGCCAGCACATGGGACAGCTCATCGGGCTTGCGGCACTGCCAGGTCGGCACGTTCATCAGGATCGGCTCCTCGTCGAGGTAGAAGCGGATCATGTCGGTGACGTAGGGGTAGATGGACTTGTCGTCGGCCACGCCGGTGCCGATGGCATTGGCCAGTACCACGTTGCCGCTGCGGTAGGCCGACAGCAAGCCCGGCACGCCCAGCACCGAGTCGGGCCTGAAGGCCAGCGGATCGAGGAACGCGTCATCCAGGCGCCGGTAGATGACATCCACCGGTTGCGGTCCTGAAGTGGTACGCATGAAGACCCGTTCGTCACGCACGAACAGGTCTGCCCCTTCCACCAGTTCCACGCCCATCTCTCGCGCCAGGAAGGCATGTTCGAAGAACGCACTGTTGAAGCGCCCGGGCGTCAGCACCACGACGCGCGGATTATCCAGCGGGCTGGAGCTTTTCAGGGTGTCGAGCAGCAGGTTCGGGTAGTGATCGATGGGTGCGATGCGCTGCGCGGCGAACAGCTCGGGGAACAGACGCATCATCATCTTGCGGTCTTCGAGCATGTAGCTCACGCCGCTGGGCGTGCGCAGGTTGTCTTCCAGGACGTAATAGGTACCGTCGGCATCACGCACCAGGTCGACCCCGGAAATGTGCGAGTACAGGTCGCGGTGCAGATCCAGGCCCTGCATCGCCAGCTGGTACTGGTCATTGGCCAATACCTGGTCAGCCGGCACCACGCCCGCCTTGATGATGCGCTGTTGGTGATACAGGTCGGCAAGGAACATGTTCAGCGCCCTGACGCGCTGGATGCAGCCACGCTCCACCAACTGCCATTCGCTGGCA
The Pseudomonas sp. DTU_2021_1001937_2_SI_NGA_ILE_001 DNA segment above includes these coding regions:
- a CDS encoding circularly permuted type 2 ATP-grasp protein is translated as MTRNFYDEMYDAGGLVRPHYREFARWLENAPPELLAQRRREADLLFHRAGITFTLYGDEQGTERLIPFDTIPRSIPASEWQLVERGCIQRVRALNMFLADLYHQQRIIKAGVVPADQVLANDQYQLAMQGLDLHRDLYSHISGVDLVRDADGTYYVLEDNLRTPSGVSYMLEDRKMMMRLFPELFAAQRIAPIDHYPNLLLDTLKSSSPLDNPRVVVLTPGRFNSAFFEHAFLAREMGVELVEGADLFVRDERVFMRTTSGPQPVDVIYRRLDDAFLDPLAFRPDSVLGVPGLLSAYRSGNVVLANAIGTGVADDKSIYPYVTDMIRFYLDEEPILMNVPTWQCRKPDELSHVLANLKDLVVKETQGSGGYGMLVGPAATSAEIEAFRARLIARPHAYIAQPTLSLSTCPTFVENGIAPRHIDLRPFVLSGRETRVVPGGLTRVALREGSLVVNSSQGGGTKDTWVVED